A stretch of DNA from Bacteroidota bacterium:
GCAAAAGAAAATTCAGAACTAAATGATGCTGATCTCCATTTTATTTTATGTGATATTTTAGATGAAACGAAGTGGGATGATTTAGGGACTTATGAAATGGTAGTCAGTAATCCGCCTTATATAAGGGAATCGGAGAAGGAATTGATGAGGGAAAATGTATTGGAATTTGAACCTTTGCATGCTCTATTTGTGAAGGATGATGATCCCTTGCTTTTTTATCGAAAAATAGCTCTATTCTGCGAAAAGCATTTAACAAAAAACGGAATATTATATTTTGAAATTAATGAAGCCCTTGGTAAGGAAACAAAAGAGATGCTTGCTTTAATGATTTTCAAATCCATAGAAATTTATAAAGATATAAATGGAAAGGATCGATTTATCCGTGCAGAGAGGATTTAACACTATGTAAAGAAAAAGTAAGGGGCAGATTGGTGTATTTCAATCTGCCCTTTTATTCCGATATTTTTCGCACTTTATTTAAGGCTCTTTTTTTCGTGGTATTTCGTAAAATCGCGTTGCGATTTTAATAAATTGATGGCATTTAAAAGTAAGTTTTTAGTCTCGCTTAAAATGGCAAGATAGAGTAAGCTGTTTTTTGTTCCAACCTCCATGCGCTTAATTCGTTTTATTTGCTTTTTGTTTTTGGAAGCAATAATCTCAATTAATTCATGTTGCATGATAATAATCTGATCAATATTTTGATATTCTTTTTTAAGAATCACAGACTGAATGGTCATCAATATTTCATTTACCTTTTCCTTTAGCAACATTAATTCTTCTACCTGAACATCGATGAGGCTTTTATGATTATTATTAAGATGATTATGACAAGGATTGCTTATGAATGTAATATTATGAGCCAATTCTCTAAGATAATCAAGCACTTGTACATAATAATGACCTGATTCAACAGAATCTTCATTTAGCCTGCTAATGGTGGCACTTAAACTATTTTTTAGTTCTTTAGTATCAAGATTGAGTTTTTTGATGTCTTTCATTACCTTCTTAACCTGTTTGAGGTCTTCGGCAATGATCCCATTCAAAATTTCCTGATAATAATTGTTCACATCAACAATCATAGTTGAAACAGTCAAATTACAACGCTGTACAATATTCTTCTCACCAATGTCTTCGATCTGATCTGTAAGCTCTTTTTTCGTTACCCTGTTTTTGTGGATTCGATGAGTACGATATACCGTAATGATTGCAACGGCAACCATCAGAGATATTCCGAATATCCCGGTATAATAGAAAATAAGAGCCATTATAAATGCAAGTGTAAAAGCAGAAAGTGCAGTAAAGAACCATCCGCCAATAACACTTAATACTCCGGTAATTCTATAAACAGCGCTTTCTCTTCCCCATGCTTTATCAGATAAAGAAGACCCCATGGCTACCATAAATGTGACATAAGTAGTGGATAAGGGAAGTTTCATTGAGGTGGCAAAAGATATTAGAATACTTGCCACTACTAAATTGACTGTAGCCCTGATCATGTCAAAAGCCGGGGCATCTTCTATGGAGTGGCTAACTTCGCTTGTTATTGGCTCAAATTGTTTTTCTATTCCGGCTTTTATTTTTTCAGGAACAATATTGCTGAATGTTTTACCGAAATTTAAACTTACCCGTACAATCGATCTTGATAAACCTGAAGATCCAAATCTTTCACTTCCTTCATCCTGTCTGCTAAGATCAAGTTCAGTTTTTGTGACTGATCTGGCCTTTTTTGAGAACCAAAGTGTTAAGACCATAACTATACCTGCAAACAATAAATATAGCGTAGGGGGTTTTACTGCACCTTGTAGGGAAGTCATTAAAAATGTATCTGCATCAGCACCAGGTTGAGCGATAAATGCCTTAAACGACTCAAATCCGGCAAGCGGAACACCAATAAAGTTTACCAAATCATTCCCTGCAAATGCCATTGCCAAGGCAAAGGTACCAACCAAAACAATCAGTTTTAAGATATTGAATTTGAAGGCCCAATGTAATATTTGTAAGAGTACCGACCATGAAATAAAACTTACGGTAAGTATTAAATTAGTGTTATTGTGAATAAAATCCTGAGTTTCATCACTCATAAACGTGGCTCCTTTCGCCCCTTTAATTAATATGAAATAGATGATCGCTGTAATTGCGAAGCCGCCCCAAAGTCCTCCAAAATAGTTCAGCCTCTTTTTGTAGTTAAAAGTGAAGATGATACGGGTAATATATTGTACGATGGCCCCAACCGAAAATGCAATCACAACGGATAACAAGATACCGGATATAATACCGAGTGCCTTACTTGAATTAATGTAAACGCTTATATCCTTTGATCCTTCAGGCATTCCGTAAATTTTGATAATGGATACGGCAACTGCGGCTCCCAGTAATTCAAAGACGATGGAAACAGTTGTGGAAGTTGGCAATCCATAAGTGTTAAATAAATCCAGGAGTATAACGTCTGTAATCATTACTGCCAAAAAGATGATAATAATTTCAGAAAAATAAAATTGTTGTGGATGAAAAATCCCTTTTCGTGCAACTTCCATCATCCCACCAGAGAAAGTGGCACCAACCAATATCCCTACGGCAGCTACGAGCATGATTATTTTAAACGGAGCAGCTTTTGAACCTATTGCCGAATTTAAAAAGTTGACCGCATCGTTGGTAACACCAACTACTAAATCTGAAATTGCAAGCAGGAAAAGTACCCCAATCAATACAATGTACACTGTTATCATAATGCTTTTATTAGTAAAACCCTTGAATTAAACAAGTATCTATTTGATTATCTTATTAATAACTTTGGTGTTAAGATTCGGTTAAATTAATGTTAAATTTATATTAAGCATTCCGAAACAATAAATAAGTTATTAAAAATTATTCACAATAAATTTAAGCCCAATGCTGGATTTCAATAATGTTTCCCTCGGGGTCGTTAATGTAAACAAAGGTGATGGTACCCAGGCCCTTGATCTCTTTATTAATTAAATCCCCAACCTGACTGCCACCATTCGCCAGTGCTCTTTTTAAAATAACTTGTACATCGTCAACTCTGAAAGCAAGATGAGCCAATCCTTCAGTATTGATTTTCTTGGGATGGGGTGAAGAATTATTGTCATATTGGAATATCTCGAGTGTTGGGCTGCCTACCTCAAATCCCGGCAATCTTAAATGAACTCCATTAATATGAACATCCTTAATCGAGGTAGCTTTATCCATCCAATCACCACTCAGGTCCCTTTCGGGCCAAAGCGAAACACATTCGAATACCTTGGTGTAAAAATCGGCTAATTTCTTCCAATCTTTGGAAATAATATTTACATGTACGAATTTCATATGCTTTAATTTTAAATTATAGAATGATGAAAGATTCAATCATGAATTACAGTTAAAGTTAATCAAATAGGAAATGCTTCCTATTTTTTAGGATGTTATTTTTATTAATTTGCGGGTTAATTATTAACATAAAATGCATATGTCGAACCAAGGCTTTTCATCTCTGGATTATATTGTTTTTATATCCTACTGTTTTTTAATTATTTTCATTGGACTTTGGGTTTCAAGGACTAAAAAGGGAACTAAGAAGACGGCCCAGGATTATTTTTTGGCAGATAAATCATTGCCATGGTGGGCCATCGGAGCTTCATTGATCGCGGCTAACATTTCGGCGGAGCAAATGATCGGGATGTCGGGTTCGGGCTATGCAATTGGTTTGGGAATTGCCTCTTACGAATGGATGGCTGCCATTACCTTGATTATTGTTGGGAAGTATTTTTTACCTGTTTTTCTTGAAAAGAAAATTTATACCATGCCCCAGTTTTTAGAAATGCGTTACGACGGTAGGGTGCGTACTGCCATGGCTTCATTCTGGTTAGTAGTTTATGTATTCGTCAATCTGACATCTGTTTTATACCTTGGTGCGTTGGCCATGGAAACCATCATGGGCATTCCGATGAATTACGCAATCATGGGATTAGCAATTTTCGCGGCAGTATATTCTATTTATGGTGGATTAAAGGCTGTGGCATGGACAGATGTAGTTCAGGTTGTTTTTTTAATTGGTGGTGGATTGGTAACTACATTTTTGGCTTTGGATGCCGTATCGGATGGACACGGATTTATTGCAGGTTTCAAAGTTTTACTCGAACAAGCTCCTGAAAAATTCAATATGATTTTGCATGAAGGAGAATTATTGATCCCTGACGGAAAAGGTGGTTTGAAGGATGCTTTTATGGATTTGCCGGGAATAAGTGTATTGGTAGGCGGGATGTGGATCGCGAATTTATCGTATTGGGGATTTAATCAATATATCATTCAGCGTGGATTGGCTGCTAAGAGCATAAAAGAGGCCCAACGTGGAGTTATTTTTGCTGGTTACCTGAAAATATTAATTCCATTAATCGTGGTGATTCCGGGAATTGCAGCGTTTGTGCTTACAAATGGAAGCGGGGTCATTGATCCTTCTGATAAGGCTTATCCATGGTTATTGCATAATTATGTACCTGCAGGGATTAAAGGTCTTGCCTTTGCAGCTCTCGCCGCTGCTATTGTTTCTTCTTTGGCGTCAATGCTTAACTCCACTTCGACCATCTTTACCATGGATATTTATCGAAAATTTATTAATAAAGATGTTGGTGACTCGAAAATGGTTAGTGTGGGACGAATTACTAGTTTTGTGGCTTTGGTGGTAGCTGTATTATCGGCACAGCCATTGCTTGGCAATCTCGATCAGGCCTTTCAATACATCCAGGAATTTACGGGCTTCGTAACCCCTGGTGTAGTTGTCATATTTTGTTTTGGGCTCTTTTGGAAAAGGATTACTTCAAATGCAGCGCTCGCAGTTGCCATATTAACCATTCCTCTGTCATTCTTGTTTAAAATTTTATTACCCGAAATCCCTTTCATTGATCGCATGGGATTGGTATTTTTGATGCTGGCCCTTGTTGCTATCATCATAAGTTATACTGATAAGCATTTACAAGCCAAAGGCCTTGAGTTAAAAAGAAGCATGTTTAAAACAGATGTCAAATTTAATGTTTTAGCTATCTTTTTAAGTGTAATAGTAATGGTATTATACCTGTTGTTTTGGTAATCAATTTTGGATTCTAAATTCGAAAACACCTAAATCAGGATTTTCGGTTCTTCGAATACCAAGTATATCAAAAGGGGCTTTAGCTGCAATATGTGTTGAGCCTTTATCAACAGCAGGAGATAGCCTTTTTAGTTGGAAATTCAAATTTCGAACATCAAAAAAAAGTGAATCAGGATTTGTGATACACTGAATAAAACGATCGTCATTTATTATATTCAATCGTGTTTTCAAAGAATTGTGATCAAATTTTAATATAGGGTTACCTGCGTTCAAAAAGTCTATTAACAATTCATCATTCTCTCTTCCGTCGATAATACAATTTCCAATATGGGCCTCAAATTCACGAACAGATGAATTTCCGTCGCTGTCACGAATATAATTGTTCAAATAAACAGATGGTGTTTTACGAACCGTTGAAGTCCAATAATTTGCGAAGGTTGAATGAATAAAACTATACTTACCGCCCATTGTTAACGAGAGTAAGTAATCTCCGCAATTGGTCACTAAATTATTACTTGCTGTAATTTGATAATTTCTTGCTAAAATACCTCCTCCGCTCATGTTCGAAATTCTTGTGTTATTAAGAATTAAGGAGTTCCCCATAGGATTGTCAAGTGTTTCAGCC
This window harbors:
- a CDS encoding inorganic phosphate transporter; amino-acid sequence: MITVYIVLIGVLFLLAISDLVVGVTNDAVNFLNSAIGSKAAPFKIIMLVAAVGILVGATFSGGMMEVARKGIFHPQQFYFSEIIIIFLAVMITDVILLDLFNTYGLPTSTTVSIVFELLGAAVAVSIIKIYGMPEGSKDISVYINSSKALGIISGILLSVVIAFSVGAIVQYITRIIFTFNYKKRLNYFGGLWGGFAITAIIYFILIKGAKGATFMSDETQDFIHNNTNLILTVSFISWSVLLQILHWAFKFNILKLIVLVGTFALAMAFAGNDLVNFIGVPLAGFESFKAFIAQPGADADTFLMTSLQGAVKPPTLYLLFAGIVMVLTLWFSKKARSVTKTELDLSRQDEGSERFGSSGLSRSIVRVSLNFGKTFSNIVPEKIKAGIEKQFEPITSEVSHSIEDAPAFDMIRATVNLVVASILISFATSMKLPLSTTYVTFMVAMGSSLSDKAWGRESAVYRITGVLSVIGGWFFTALSAFTLAFIMALIFYYTGIFGISLMVAVAIITVYRTHRIHKNRVTKKELTDQIEDIGEKNIVQRCNLTVSTMIVDVNNYYQEILNGIIAEDLKQVKKVMKDIKKLNLDTKELKNSLSATISRLNEDSVESGHYYVQVLDYLRELAHNITFISNPCHNHLNNNHKSLIDVQVEELMLLKEKVNEILMTIQSVILKKEYQNIDQIIIMQHELIEIIASKNKKQIKRIKRMEVGTKNSLLYLAILSETKNLLLNAINLLKSQRDFTKYHEKKSLK
- a CDS encoding sodium/sugar symporter, which translates into the protein MSNQGFSSLDYIVFISYCFLIIFIGLWVSRTKKGTKKTAQDYFLADKSLPWWAIGASLIAANISAEQMIGMSGSGYAIGLGIASYEWMAAITLIIVGKYFLPVFLEKKIYTMPQFLEMRYDGRVRTAMASFWLVVYVFVNLTSVLYLGALAMETIMGIPMNYAIMGLAIFAAVYSIYGGLKAVAWTDVVQVVFLIGGGLVTTFLALDAVSDGHGFIAGFKVLLEQAPEKFNMILHEGELLIPDGKGGLKDAFMDLPGISVLVGGMWIANLSYWGFNQYIIQRGLAAKSIKEAQRGVIFAGYLKILIPLIVVIPGIAAFVLTNGSGVIDPSDKAYPWLLHNYVPAGIKGLAFAALAAAIVSSLASMLNSTSTIFTMDIYRKFINKDVGDSKMVSVGRITSFVALVVAVLSAQPLLGNLDQAFQYIQEFTGFVTPGVVVIFCFGLFWKRITSNAALAVAILTIPLSFLFKILLPEIPFIDRMGLVFLMLALVAIIISYTDKHLQAKGLELKRSMFKTDVKFNVLAIFLSVIVMVLYLLFW
- a CDS encoding VOC family protein; translation: MKFVHVNIISKDWKKLADFYTKVFECVSLWPERDLSGDWMDKATSIKDVHINGVHLRLPGFEVGSPTLEIFQYDNNSSPHPKKINTEGLAHLAFRVDDVQVILKRALANGGSQVGDLINKEIKGLGTITFVYINDPEGNIIEIQHWA